Below is a genomic region from Amycolatopsis sp. 195334CR.
GCCAGTACGGGCCCGCCGAGGGCCGCGGCGATCTCCTTCTCGTCGCGCAGCCGCCGATCGGTGCGGGCGGTGAACAGGTGCCCCAGCACACCGAGCAGGAAGAACAGCACCGCACCGCCGAGCACGAGTTGCGCCGGCGTCGGCGCGGCGGCCGAGGTAGGCAATTCGGCCGAACCCAGTACGACCATGTTGCCGAGCCCGCTCGCGGTGTCCGCCGCGTTCAGCGCGGACATCGCCTGCTCGATGGACGAGCGCAGCCCCTGCAATTCGGTGCGCAGCTGGAGGCTTTCCACCGTCGTCTGACCTTCGTCGGCCTTCGCGGAGAGTTCGCTGATCCGCTGGTTCGTCTGCGAAACCTGCTGGCGCAGCGTTTCGCGGCGTTCCTGCGCCAGTTGCACCGCGGCGTCACCGGACCCGGCGATGATCTGCGTGGAGTACTTCACGAACTCCTGCGCGAGCTGATCGGCCATCCGCTGCGCCTGGCCGGCGGTGTCGCCGGTGGCCTCGATGGTGATCACGTTGCCCTGCGCCACCGAGGTGGCCACCCGGTCCCGCAGTTCGGCACCGGTCCCGCCGAGCACCGCGGCGGTGCGGTCGAGCACGACCGAACTGGTCGCCACCTCGGCCTGGGTGAGCAGTTCGTCCGCCTCGCGCGGGCCCTGCAGCAGGACGCTGGCCGTGGTCCGGTAGCCAGGTGAGAGGAACAGCGACGAGCCGGCGCCGACGGTCGCGCCGAGCACGGCGAGGACGACCAGGGT
It encodes:
- a CDS encoding exopolysaccharide biosynthesis protein, whose translation is MTDTGGYGTEDTVRLATVGQVLRGRWRTLVVLAVLGATVGAGSSLFLSPGYRTTASVLLQGPREADELLTQAEVATSSVVLDRTAAVLGGTGAELRDRVATSVAQGNVITIEATGDTAGQAQRMADQLAQEFVKYSTQIIAGSGDAAVQLAQERRETLRQQVSQTNQRISELSAKADEGQTTVESLQLRTELQGLRSSIEQAMSALNAADTASGLGNMVVLGSAELPTSAAAPTPAQLVLGGAVLFFLLGVLGHLFTARTDRRLRDEKEIAAALGGPVLATVEVVDEPPAAEPSRRAKFLHDDRPWNVPRVDVFPDEIDDHVHFHRLVDRLSPRCRLMLTAEGDHAGQRAAERIAALAGSRATVVTVNPTRPVVRDTDAEEVLVVVSVGSRSAWELVGIAEACADAGLTVAGAALIRPVRPTRTRPETPAEALAGTP